A DNA window from Halorussus salinus contains the following coding sequences:
- a CDS encoding ABC transporter substrate-binding protein, with protein sequence MRDNDTERANRRTFLKFAGAGGLAATAGCIGLGGSGDGGGDGPDKIVFGQPAAQTGQWDFLQPGVSQATDAAVKHINDAGGPLDADFEVVRRDTAVKPQEARSVVTQLVENDDALALLGLFSSEINPLFDFLQEQETPVVTPWPGSNFLDTRGGDHGTPDDLSDDEWIWRTVISDTVHTAGAAKRALDQGHETVGVINGNTEGARSWADGFVTAYEEGGGTVAREVEVSQGSSSYQSALSRLFDAEFDAFAVSIPLEDAITLMGDWADGGYGRQPILSDPLAQDELPKQVGSALDGAWAASPGDAGPNYDTFESEYNSMDGDAEINGWTAPAWDATQVAALAVERAGEASREAVEKNLGPVTRGEGTEVASFEEGKEALADGDEIVYRGAATATSFTNFGNVFGSVTINEARGGSFSTLETIPAEELRQFVSEDEY encoded by the coding sequence ATGAGAGACAATGACACGGAACGGGCGAATCGGCGAACGTTTCTCAAGTTCGCGGGTGCGGGTGGACTGGCCGCGACGGCCGGTTGTATCGGACTCGGTGGCAGCGGGGACGGCGGTGGCGACGGTCCCGACAAGATAGTGTTCGGCCAGCCTGCGGCCCAGACCGGTCAGTGGGACTTCCTCCAACCGGGCGTCTCGCAGGCGACCGACGCCGCGGTGAAGCACATCAACGACGCTGGCGGCCCGCTCGACGCTGACTTCGAAGTCGTCCGGCGCGACACCGCCGTCAAGCCACAGGAGGCCCGGTCGGTCGTCACGCAACTCGTGGAGAACGACGACGCGCTGGCACTGCTGGGGCTGTTCTCCAGCGAAATCAACCCCCTGTTCGACTTCCTGCAGGAACAGGAGACTCCCGTCGTGACGCCGTGGCCGGGGTCGAACTTCCTCGACACCCGCGGCGGCGACCACGGGACCCCCGACGACCTCAGTGACGACGAGTGGATCTGGCGGACCGTCATCAGCGACACGGTCCACACCGCGGGCGCGGCCAAGCGGGCGCTCGACCAAGGCCACGAGACGGTCGGCGTCATCAACGGCAACACCGAGGGCGCGCGCAGTTGGGCCGACGGCTTCGTCACCGCCTACGAGGAGGGCGGCGGTACCGTCGCCCGAGAGGTCGAGGTCAGTCAGGGCAGTTCGAGCTACCAGTCGGCGCTGAGTCGGCTCTTCGACGCGGAGTTCGACGCCTTCGCGGTGAGCATCCCGCTCGAAGACGCCATCACCCTGATGGGCGACTGGGCCGACGGCGGCTACGGCCGCCAGCCCATCCTCTCGGACCCCCTCGCGCAGGACGAACTGCCCAAGCAGGTCGGGAGCGCCCTCGACGGCGCGTGGGCCGCCAGCCCCGGCGACGCCGGGCCGAACTACGACACATTCGAGAGCGAGTACAACAGCATGGACGGCGACGCCGAGATAAACGGCTGGACCGCCCCGGCGTGGGACGCGACGCAGGTGGCCGCGCTCGCAGTCGAGCGCGCCGGAGAGGCCAGTAGAGAGGCCGTCGAGAAGAACCTCGGGCCGGTCACGCGCGGCGAGGGCACCGAAGTCGCCTCGTTCGAGGAGGGCAAGGAGGCGCTGGCCGACGGCGACGAAATCGTCTACCGGGGCGCGGCGACCGCGACCTCGTTCACGAACTTCGGCAACGTCTTCGGCTCCGTGACCATCAACGAAGCGAGAGGCGGGTCGTTCTCCACGTTGGAGACCATCCCGGCCGAGGAACTGCGCCAGTTCGTCAGCGAAGACGAGTACTAA
- a CDS encoding 5'-deoxyadenosine deaminase, producing MLLQGTVVADAETVIEEGAVVTDDDEIVAVGDRDELVETYPDHQRREYDLLAPGVVGGHVHSVQSLGRGIADDTALLDWLFDYVLPMEAGLDAEGMRIAAELGYLELLESGVTTAIDHLSVRHADEAFEAAGELGIRARMGKVLMDTESPDGLLEETQEGLDETERLIQRYHDTHGGRIQYAVTPRFAVSCTEECLRGSRDLADAYEGVRIHTHASENRDEVATVEERTGRRNIHWLDEVGLTGEDVVLAHCIWTDESEREVLAETGTHVTYCPSSNMKLASGIAPVMDYAERGINVALGNDGPPCNNTLDPFTEMRQASLLQKVEHLDPTTTPAELVFEMATRNGAKAAGFENVGRLRPGWKADIVGLTTDITRATPLHDVYSHLVFSAHGDDVEFTMVDGEVVYDDGELRTGDADAIRRRAREYDLPVGPE from the coding sequence ATGCTACTACAGGGAACGGTCGTCGCCGACGCCGAGACGGTCATCGAGGAGGGCGCGGTCGTCACCGACGACGACGAAATCGTCGCCGTCGGCGACCGCGACGAGTTGGTCGAGACGTACCCGGACCACCAGCGCAGGGAGTACGACCTCCTCGCGCCGGGCGTGGTCGGCGGCCACGTCCACTCCGTCCAGTCGCTGGGCCGGGGCATCGCCGACGACACGGCCCTGCTGGACTGGCTGTTCGACTACGTGTTGCCGATGGAGGCCGGACTCGACGCTGAAGGGATGCGGATTGCCGCGGAGTTGGGCTATCTGGAACTGCTGGAATCGGGCGTCACGACCGCCATCGACCACCTGTCGGTGCGCCACGCCGACGAGGCGTTCGAGGCCGCCGGGGAGTTGGGAATCCGCGCCCGGATGGGCAAGGTGCTGATGGACACCGAGTCGCCCGACGGCCTGCTCGAAGAGACGCAGGAGGGCTTGGACGAGACCGAGCGCCTGATTCAGAGATATCACGACACGCACGGCGGGCGCATCCAGTACGCGGTCACGCCGCGCTTCGCGGTGAGTTGCACCGAGGAGTGCCTGCGCGGTTCGCGCGACCTCGCGGACGCCTACGAGGGCGTGCGCATCCACACCCACGCCAGCGAGAACCGCGACGAGGTGGCGACCGTCGAGGAGCGCACCGGCCGCCGGAACATCCACTGGCTGGACGAGGTGGGCCTGACCGGCGAGGACGTGGTGCTGGCCCACTGCATCTGGACCGACGAGAGCGAGCGGGAAGTCCTCGCGGAGACCGGCACCCACGTCACCTACTGTCCCTCCTCGAACATGAAGTTGGCCTCGGGAATCGCGCCCGTGATGGACTACGCCGAGCGAGGCATCAACGTCGCGCTGGGCAACGACGGCCCGCCCTGTAACAACACGCTCGACCCGTTCACCGAGATGCGACAGGCGAGTCTCCTCCAGAAAGTCGAACATCTCGACCCGACCACGACGCCCGCCGAGTTGGTCTTCGAGATGGCGACGCGGAACGGCGCGAAGGCCGCCGGGTTCGAGAACGTCGGCCGACTCCGGCCGGGGTGGAAGGCCGATATCGTGGGCCTGACGACCGACATCACGCGCGCCACGCCGCTCCACGACGTGTACTCACACCTCGTCTTCTCGGCGCACGGCGACGACGTGGAGTTCACGATGGTAGATGGCGAGGTCGTCTACGACGACGGCGAGTTGCGGACCGGCGACGCCGACGCGATTCGACGGCGAGCGCGGGAGTACGACCTCCCGGTCGGTCCCGAGTGA
- the kdgK1 gene encoding bifunctional 2-dehydro-3-deoxygluconokinase/2-dehydro-3-deoxygalactonokinase: MTDLVTFGETMLRLSPPDGERLETTDEVEFRAAGAESNVAVAAARLGADAAWTSKLPDSPLGRRVVSGLRRHGVETDVVWTDEGRQGTYYLEHGGKPRGSNVIYDRSGAAVTTAETDELPVERVREADRFHTTGITPALSDTLESTTADLLAEASEAGTTTSFDVNYRSKLWSPESARETLESLFPDVDLLLVAERDAREVLGREGDPRDIAAGLADEFGFETVIVTRGEEGALALRDGETHEQPAIETETLDPIGTGDAFLGAFLSRRIAGDDVPTALEYGSATAALKRTIPGDVAVVTREEVEGVLAAEGGEISR, encoded by the coding sequence ATGACCGACCTCGTGACCTTCGGCGAGACGATGCTACGACTCTCGCCGCCCGACGGCGAGCGACTGGAGACCACCGACGAAGTCGAGTTCCGGGCCGCCGGAGCGGAGAGCAACGTCGCGGTCGCGGCCGCGCGCCTCGGCGCGGACGCGGCGTGGACCTCCAAACTCCCCGACTCGCCGCTCGGGCGGCGCGTCGTCTCGGGCCTGCGGCGTCACGGCGTCGAGACCGACGTGGTGTGGACCGACGAGGGGCGACAGGGCACCTACTACCTCGAACACGGCGGCAAGCCCCGCGGGTCGAACGTCATCTACGACCGGTCGGGCGCGGCGGTCACGACCGCCGAGACCGACGAGTTGCCCGTCGAGCGCGTCCGCGAGGCCGACCGGTTCCACACCACCGGCATCACGCCCGCGCTCTCGGACACCCTCGAATCGACGACCGCCGACCTGCTGGCGGAGGCCAGCGAGGCCGGGACCACGACCTCCTTCGACGTGAACTACCGCTCGAAGCTCTGGAGTCCGGAGTCGGCCCGCGAGACGCTGGAATCGCTGTTCCCGGACGTGGACCTCCTGCTGGTCGCGGAGCGCGACGCCCGCGAGGTGCTGGGCCGCGAGGGCGACCCCCGAGACATCGCGGCGGGACTCGCCGACGAGTTCGGCTTCGAGACGGTCATCGTCACCCGCGGCGAGGAGGGCGCGCTGGCGCTCCGCGACGGCGAGACCCACGAGCAACCCGCCATCGAGACCGAGACGCTGGACCCCATCGGGACCGGCGACGCGTTCCTCGGAGCCTTCCTCTCGCGGCGCATCGCTGGCGACGACGTACCGACTGCGCTCGAATACGGCTCCGCGACCGCCGCGCTCAAGCGCACGATTCCCGGCGACGTGGCGGTCGTCACCCGCGAGGAGGTCGAGGGCGTGCTGGCCGCGGAGGGCGGCGAAATCTCCCGGTGA
- a CDS encoding carbohydrate binding domain-containing protein, with amino-acid sequence MSESRGASPVVGTVVLVAVVVIVGVSLTVPFLGIVQDGIDTNEKPVPVTDNLLSDPGFEDDDGSWRHYGPGAVVAEQANYGAAALKVPPGSNDAYHAQDVTKKMRAGSTYRLCAWSKRTDSDGETWVGVQFYETEAKNNIIEKQTWRVEWNAYREECVLAETPNETSVHTAEVWVYRPADTQGVAYVDDVSLVRMAYLADPDER; translated from the coding sequence ATGAGCGAGAGCCGAGGAGCGTCGCCCGTCGTCGGAACCGTGGTGTTGGTCGCGGTCGTCGTCATCGTCGGCGTCTCGTTGACCGTGCCGTTCCTCGGCATCGTGCAGGACGGCATCGACACCAACGAGAAACCCGTGCCCGTGACCGACAACCTCCTGTCGGACCCCGGATTCGAGGACGACGACGGGAGTTGGAGACACTACGGGCCGGGAGCGGTCGTCGCCGAGCAAGCGAACTACGGCGCGGCCGCGCTGAAGGTCCCGCCGGGGTCGAACGACGCCTACCACGCCCAAGACGTGACGAAGAAGATGCGCGCCGGGAGTACCTACCGACTCTGCGCGTGGTCGAAGCGCACCGACTCCGACGGCGAGACGTGGGTCGGCGTCCAGTTCTACGAGACCGAAGCGAAGAACAACATCATCGAGAAGCAGACGTGGAGAGTCGAGTGGAACGCCTACCGCGAGGAGTGCGTCCTCGCCGAGACGCCCAACGAGACGAGCGTCCACACGGCCGAGGTTTGGGTCTACCGACCGGCGGACACGCAGGGCGTCGCCTACGTGGACGACGTGTCGCTAGTCCGGATGGCGTACCTCGCCGACCCCGACGAGCGGTAG